Sequence from the Amaranthus tricolor cultivar Red isolate AtriRed21 chromosome 1, ASM2621246v1, whole genome shotgun sequence genome:
tttattcacttttaTCATGATAAtatcaatcaataatcaataaaatatactaatgaaagaATGATTTGAGACCTGTGTCATActgtcattaaaaattttcccgccttttttctattattgacaggaaaacttttgatatttgacatgatatttagggaaacaattaactcattaaaacatgtaatatatGTTGATTGACTATAATTATATAAGATGATctattgaaatactatattttcTTATGTAACCAAACAAATAATATGCATGTAAATCCTTATtttaacttaaataataaatcatCATCGTATCATGTAATGAATAAGCCAGCTTAGTTGGCTATTTTTTCATCTAAATCCTTCCTCCTATCATCATAGTGGAAgacttttaaatttgatttgtctcaattatcaataatatcataacaatacaaagaatataataattaagtttgtgttgtaaatgaattaattttataaaataatattactattCAACTAGTAAATATTTATAGCATCCGTGTTTTACACGAGAATCTTTCTGATActttattaatgtttttgatttcTAGGTATTTaatttccactaactttatcgTAACATTTTTAAATGTCTTCGCATGCTCCTCACaaactttatttaaatattttttaaataattgcgtctattaacttaatttttaatatttttaatgtctctattaactttattattcaataaagtaatatatttacaacctaaaaaatttaaaatttttcttaatttctatgAATATAGAACAGAGAAAAtagtaatttttcttaaataaagagtaGGAAATAAACATGTGCCACTACCACTAttaataaaagtttaaaaactaaACACCCCATTTTTTTGTGCAACCTAAGAATTATTTGGAAATATATGATCCACAATACAAAAGTAAAATTGTAAAGTATTTCTTCTGAACCACAAAACTAACTTTAAAAAAAGCGCAATGTTTTGCATTGTTATTATATTACGACAAGAAATATGGAGTAACTTTTTATTTCTAAACTTGGCTAAGTATTTAGTTATGTTGATGCTTACTATATTACTCCTTCGCCTCACTTTTTtataattcatttttatttttcatcataatctacacttatttttttaatttttgattacatATTTATGTACATTTCATCTCATTCATATATTCATCATAGtttcacaaaaatattattttatctactctttttaattttctcaAGCCActgaaaaagtaatatttttttcatgaataaaggaaattatatattattaatagcTATCGTTTAAAATATAGCTATtatgaaaacaaataataatatatgctaGTATATCTTGTTATTAGGAGGCAAGATCAAAATTTTGAACTAGGGGGCCAAATAGTCAATATATCagcaaattattaatttaatataaaactagttaaactataaatttaaaatcatgtaaACTAAAATGATAGCAAAGAAACTTATTTTCAACACATGAAGTTGATGCTTTTCTATTATtaccttttgaaaaaaaaatctagtATTTATATTTATGATATAGAAAGAACAATAAcgttataatataaatttattagcttAATTAGGATTAAATTCTTTCACCTTATTAGACTGGAAATTAAAATGCATattattcataaatttttatatgagatgGATTCAATATGAGATGCGGTTTGTATATGAGTAAAATAgtttaataatacaaattagcATCTgaacttcttattttaaaagtaTTTCATTAAAAGaagatttttaattattattattattgggtGCAATGGTGGAGTATGCACCAAAAAGTAAAACACAATATTTTCTTTAAGAAAAACCCGAAAAGCAAGGATGAAATTAGAAAGAGTGTCTtgaagaaaaacaaataagagtAGTGCAAAGTCACCAATAATTCATGCATCACTAAATACTTAGTCTATAAGAAATTGGGAATTGGGAATTGTACTTACACTCACTTTATTGTTTAGGCAATTGCTATGCTTAATATAGCCATCATCCCTACATAATGAGCACATCCAATTTGGTTTATAATTAAGTAATCACACCATGGAATAAATATACACCCATTTATAATTGAATCaatactttttattatgagAATTTTTAGAGAGGTGTTGCAATTATTAAGATGTACAAGAAATATAACTCatgagaataatttttttaataaattatgttagtgcatatattataaataaaattgtttcatatcaatttttagttaaatttgTAATGCAAGGTATTAAAAAAATGATCGATATTGAAATAAGGAAGTTGTAAATGATGATATGTTTGTATTGTGAGGTAGCTGAATAGTAGATGTCCGATCAATGAGATATTCGAACCACGCTTTGTTCGTCCTGTAACACAAATGCACCTAATCAAGGGTGGGGTTGTGTCCCGATTGACCTTTTACGCTCAAGTCAGGTTAAGGAGCTTGTATAATGGAAGACGTACGTGAGTAAGAGAAAATGTCAGGCTTAGTTAACGTGTTTAGATCATGCTAGTTTAAAGAGATAAATAAAAAGATGTAAAGAGAcaaacaataatgataataatgacaaaATGATTACTCCGTcaaattaaaaagatattttatatGGAATAGTGAAAAGGAAAATCTGAGATTTAAATGTGATGAGGTGACAACTTTTGATTGCTTAGAAAATGGTGGACTTTCATGGGACTAAAACGACTTTATGACTTGAATGAACTTTTTTTGTGGACTTTTTGTCATTATCAGCCATTTTGagtttatgaataaatttagCCCATTACATTTGATCAACCCCATGCACACAGAATGGTAAAGGAAAAAACTATTGTGGGAGGATGTCGGGATTTATGCAAAATTGTACTACCTGGTGCACTGATTTCTACAAATATTGAAATGTTTACCGAATCAACGATTCAAATGATTAGTGTCAAGTAATGACACACAATTTTAGAGATATATCTTTTACATAGGGATTGAGTCTGAATGAACAACTTAAGTGGTGTCCAAATGAACAAAACTCAATTTGATGACTGATTTTTGATGTGTGTTCATGCTAGGTTGAAGCCCCATGAAACTGATTATGGTTGTTCATAATCCTAATGATATTAAGAACATTATGAAATTAATCGCCTTAAGTCTCAACCTTAATTACCTCATCTCAAGATATTAGAAATTTCTAatagaattttccttttcattttcaagtgGTCGTCATACACCATTATTTCCTAGTTTTCAAAACCATCAAAAGCAAAAagttttttctctaattttctaGAATAACAAGTCACaagttaaaagttaaaagtcaaAAGCCAAAAGCTATCAGAAAAAAACTATCAGTCTACCAAACATCCCCATGCTCCAATGTGTTTCCCTTGTTCATGAAACAGTTGCTGCCGAAAAACCCAGGACCCAGGACCCAGGACCCAGGACCCAGTACCAAAAAAAGGCAGGAGTGAAAGCGATGCACAAGATGTGGAGGCTGAAACGATTTGCAGATCAAGCTTCCATTGCTAGAACTTCTATTCTATGCTATCACAAACGATTTTCCAATGTCAATTCTTTCTCATTTTCCCCCTTTTCTCATCCTTCGCAGTCTACATCTGTCCGATTTCTAGACTTCTATCAGGTCTCTTCTCTCAGATGAATTCTTATTCAATTTTCGATTTAGATTTACTTTGTAATTTCAATCATTTGTAAATAATTGATTTAAATATATGGTTTCAGCTCGGGAGTAAAGATGCCATTGAGAAAGAACGTGCTCGACTGTATGTATCTATTTTTCCCTTTTTAATGCTTTTGTTTCATACCCATTTCCAGATTTTGATGATCTTGCGttttgagtttttgtttttcttaattgaaTTTAGGACAGTAAAGATGAGATGAGTAGAGGATATTTTGCTGATATGTCTGATCTTAAAAAACATGGCGGCAAGGTAATCACTTCAATTGTTGATTTTGTTGAgtatttttctagggtttttgaTTTCCCCTTGTTTTTGATCAGCTCAAAATATTCAAGTTTCATATGTAGTAGTTGTATATTTTTTGGTCGCTCGCAAAATGCAATATGAGTTCTGTGTGATTTAAGTTTTTGAGGTTTTGTTATGAATCTGGGTAGATTGCCATGGCGAATAAGAATCTAATTCCTGTGGCTGTAGCGGCGAAGTTTCCTACTCTGGAAGTTAGTTACTCAGACGGTACACTTCTTAAGCTGCCTCTTGGGTCAGATGGCAATGTGGTTGATCCCAACAAGTTGGATGTTCCTGAGGCAACTTTGCTTTCTCTTTCGTTTCGTGCAAGTTCTCAGGTTTGCTTATCATCATATTTTTCTGTATGAATGCTTTTTGTGTAACTTGTCTTTATGATGCTTTTGTTCGATGCGGTTGAGACACCTTGGCTATACGAGAACCACTTAATGACATATTATTGAAAGCGTTAAATTAGTGTATATTAGCCATATATGATGAAGTTTTTGCTATTAAACAACTTGCTTGTAGTTTGAAGACTAGGTAGAAGGGTGTCAATGATGATTATATTGACTCAATAAGCCAAGAGTTTCAGATGTTTTAGAGATAAGCTGATTTGGCTTTACATTGATGGTGTATTACTTGAAATTGAAATTGGCTGAGAACAAATGTTGAGTTTAATAGGTCGTCTACTTTACATTGCCTTAATCGATCTTCCTAGTTTCATGAAATAAAAGGATTAAGACCTCACAATAGAAAATAATGATGTGAatttaaccgcaagcgcacAGTGTACGTGTAGCTGCGGGTCGAACACGAGGAAGCGAGTTAATAGATTTGTTCAGTTTATGACCACAAGATACGGACAGACAATATATTTGGTTTGAAAATCTAACACTACCATGAGCAATAATTAAAATGATGCAAATAAAACTAGTAAATAAAGCAAAGATAATAATTGATATGAAGATAACGATAGTAAAGCAGATCTAGGATGTCAGGAATCGCCTAATTCTGAAATGGAAATTAATTACCCTCATAATTGTATGAAATTGAATCTTTGACATGATTGaaagtgatctaattaatctcaagctttTGCTCTATCGATCAACGTCGTTTCAAGACCTTACTAatattaatcctcaaacttctgTTTGTTGGTTAAACTAGtatgaatttaacttaaatatacccCAATCCTAAgttaatcctaatctcaaacttccgtttaaTGAAAAGGTTAAcaaagatatttaaactaaggTTCATTAAGCATAGATTTAATCATAGACCCtaatttcacacaattaatcaatcaaaagaTCATTTCATGCTTCAAATTAGGGTCAATCCCTCGGTCCTAGAATAGAAATCTACTCACTAGACATAATGATGAACATGAATTTCACAATTTATTTAAAATCCTAATTAAGATGCTAAACATAATGAAAATAAGCAATTAAAAGACAACATAAAGACAACATAAAGAAACTTACTAATTGGAATATGAACAAACTATGAATTGCATCCAATTAAGTAGAAGTAACCATGGAAGAACATTAAAAACTGAATATCTTTTCTAAGAACCcaaaaaactaagaaaatttgaaaattaagaCATAAGGGAGAGATAAAACTAAAAAGTAACTACCACTATTTATACTAAGGTCTACTTTGGGTaaaattcccaaaaaaaaactgaaattaaataaaataaaacattaaaatggcATGGATAACTGCTGGCATTGCTGATCCAGGAACTGACAACGAGTCGTTGCCATTACAGGCGGCTCATCGCTGCTTCAAAGGAACATACTATCTTTTCCAGTGAGTGGCGACAAGTTGTCGCCCATAGGTTGAGTAAAAGCAGCGATTCGCCGCTATCTTCTGATCTTTAATGTTGCACACAGTGACTTGCGACGAGTCGTCGCCTCATGGTCAGGTAAAAACGACGACTCGTTGCTTTCTTCTGACTTGTGAGGCTCGCTGTTTTACTGGCGGTGAGTCGTGTCCCTTTGAGTTCTCCTTTACTTAGAATGTTTTTGTGACTCTTTATCATTCTTCAACTTATAAGACACCATTTTTCTTCTTTCCATAGTGCCCTGCAATAGTATAAGCCACAAATCTTGTGCAAACATGCTTAataatcatcaaaattaatcCATTTACTCACAAATAATCGAATCATCATAAGTTAGAGTAAATGAGCTAAAAACGATCCTAAACCACCTCTAATCTTCAAGAAAGGAGTATAAAAATAAGcacaataagtgcaaataattgcacttatcaaataagaaggcaaaaaaaccaagaaaaacaAAGCACAACAATGGaggaacaaaacaaaccaatcaaAAGACTATACAAGCAAGAACACAAGATTTAATGGTACTTGGATACCTCTCCTCAAATAGGGTTATTACTAACTATTCAACAATTCATTAAAGAAATGTCActtacaaacaaaaaaaactcgCTCTCTAGAGCTCAAATTTTAATCCTCTAGTGGATTCTTTAACTTTAATACATGAAAGAATCACTTGGGCTCTCCAAAACCCTATTTTTTCTCTATGTTTAGCCACCACACAACTCTAATGCTTCACTTGGCCTCTCAAGTAGCTCACGAAATCTGCATAGGAATAGCCCTCTAAAGGACAATACATGTCTAATACTCCTTCGTTTTCTTTGAGTTTGCACCATATAACTCAAATATGTGAAAGTTATTTGAGTAATATGGTTCAAACCCAAAGGGACATGGTGTGCATTATGCTGCCCGAAATGATCCTTGATTAGAGCTTAAAGTATGATACTTTATCTCTAATATCACCAAGAACAAAAGCATGAGTTTGCTTGATGAGACAAATTACTCTATCAATGAAAATAGCAATGCATAGAGAAAATTAAATGCAATAAAGAACAAAGACAAAGATTTATTAGGTTCACCCAACTTGAGCTTCGTCCTCGGTGGTGTGTAATTTCTTTGATTAGAAACAATGTCACATTTTCGCTAGTCGTATGTCTCGATTCgagattcgctcaaaatggacCAAAATTCGCCCAAAACCAACCAaaattcgcttttttcgattcgcaAATCGCAGAGAGATCaggaatcatgtgacactgattAGAAAAACAATGgagtttaaaaaaatcttacaatgAGTAATAATACTagagaagaagagaagaagaagTGGGCTATTTGTTTAGGCTTAGGAGTTAGAATGATTACGCATTTACAATGAGTGTATGAGCTTTCTATATATAAGGACTGATCTCTCTTAAAGATTGACATAGGAAAAGCCACGGGATAAATGAACATCAAAACCTCGCATTCAGAGCAAGACAAGAACATGACAGAAaaagtgctcgttcgagcattaCTCATGCTTATTTGAGTACCACAATTTTTCCATTCACTGTTCAGACAGAGTGCTCGTTCGAGTAGCTATGAAGCTTGTTTGAGCTCTATACTCTTCAATGTCTTTGATTATTTGCTTTTGcaagtttgattttgattagcTGCCTCGTTCATGACAAGTGTCTTTCTTCTGGTGCCTTGTTTGGGCACTTTGGACAACAGCTAACTCTTACTCTTCCTAATTAAGACTATTGATCACACAACATTTTTCGCACCTTCAAAGCTCTTATAAACACTCATCATGCATTAACATACATTTAAACACTCTTGATGGTGCACCCCAGTCACCATAACTTTAACAATATttaccttgacttgagttcacccaagtcaaaacATTTTCCAACACACTTCATCTAACAAGAAAAAAACTTAATCGTCAAAAACTAACACACCAAACATGCCCTAATGGGCAGCACATCAggcaaggagctaaaccaacCAAGTTCATACACAATGTGAACTTGTTGGTGGGCAATGGCTTCATCATCATGTCGACCGGGTTATCGTTGGTATCAATCTTCACCAAACCCAATCTCTTGTGCTTAACCTCATCTCgaataaaattaaacttaatatCGATGTGTTTGGTTCTTATATGGAACATTTTGATTTCTCGCCAAGTGAGTTGCACTTTGACTAACACAATGAACATTCACTAAACTCATCTTATTGCACATCTCACCAATTAGACCTTCAAGCCATTTTGCGTTTTTGAATGATTCGGCAATGGCTATTGTACTCTACTTCGGTAGTTGATATGATGGTCACATCTTGGATCGATGATTGCCAATTTACCGCCGAACCacccataataaaaaaaaccctgAAGTAGACTTTCTAGCATCCAAATCACCTCTATAATTGGAGTCACAAAACCCGATTAGCCCGCTTGAAGCTCTCCCATACTTGAGACACATTTGAAGTACATTTCAAATACCTTAATAACCACTTCATTGCTTCCCAATGTGCCTTACCCGGATTAAACAtgtatctactcaccaaactaacgacatgagcaatgtcgggcctaTAACACAACATATCATACATGACACTACCAACAACGCAAGTGCAAGGAATGCTCACCATTTGTTCTTTCTCTTCCTTTGTTTGTGGAAACAACTTtttggacaatttgaaatgagaagtaAGAGGAATTGACGCACTTTTAGTATCAACCATGGAGAAGTGCTGCACAACTTTTCAATATAcctcctttgactaaggtacaAGAAACCTTTTGCTCTATCTCTCAAGATCTCCATTCCAAGTATCTTCTTGGCTTTACCAAGATCCTTTATACCAAACTCTCTTGAATGAAACTCTTTCAAGCTCTCCACCTCAAACAAATCACTACATGTAACTAGCATATCATGAACATATAAGAGAAAATACAACAATGAATCGTTATCAAGTTGACACACTCCCATATTTGGGGTGTGAAATTATGGGCTGAACTTCTTTCGATTttatgaatgaaaaaaaaaatcattctgACAAAAGTACTACAATCATGTTCCCAACATATATTGGTTGGGTAAAGAAAAGAGCAAAATCAGCTCCCTCAATTGACAAGTCATCTCATAGTAGCAGGCTTTCATGATGTTTGTCTTCTTCTCAATTGATAGGGGGTTCCCAAAAAATAGTACAACTTAACCAGTGGACAAAAAGTAGATTCAGTAGCATGTAAGGGAAAAGTATGAGCATTTGGGTGGGTGGGTCCCCATATGACCCTTTGAATTATTGGACTAAGGAGATAAAATAGTCGTGGCTTCATCTTTTTACTCTTAACTAATCCACACCATTTCCAACCATTAATGAGCAATAAGGAATCCtttctaaaatttctttgtCATGATTCATACATCTCACAACCCATAACCCTCTCAATGAAAATCAAGCTTCGTGATTTTATCGGACCAAGTTAATCAAAAACTGGCTGCTCAATTGGAAGACAATTGAACCACCGAAATGCAAACTAAAGGAACTCAAGAGTCAAGAACGTGTGCTTCCATATGTTTTGAAACAGGTTCTCAGTCATCTTCTTCCCTATAAACCTAGCCCTTGAAGTTCAATTACCACCTCCTTATGCCCTTCTTTCTTCCCTTTTAATTAGGTGATCTTCCATGACCGATCTTCTCGGTCCACAGTAGCCGTTTTCTCCTCCGGTCATCAATCCCTTCAACGAAAATCCCAGGTCCTTTACTGGGACCTCTTGATTTTCTCACTATATTTTCCGGTGGCCTCCCGTAATCAACTAAAAACATCCATGGTTGTCGTTGCCTTTTCCGACCAATCCTGTCTCCGATGAATTTTCCTCGTCTACCCCATGAACCGCAACATACAAAGCCATCTCCATGATTTCTTTCTCCTGTTCACACAGACTGTGTCAAGCACCTCCTCCATTTCTTGGCAAGTGCTCTACATCTAAGTCCACCGGATTTTCGCCACCCTCCATGATGTTGCTTTTCTTCTTTTGTCTTCTcccttttctcttgttttttcttttgaaaccctaatttcttccacttttttgatttttccgGTTAATACATGACCACTTATGTTGAAGATTTTCTCACTTTTATCCTTAATCTCTTCTTTAAACCCTAACTCTTCACCAATGACGTTTTCTTTGAGACATGGAATTGGTTCTTTGTATTCTGTCTCCTTGAACGGAACATTCCAAGATTTGGAATCTTGAAACATTATCTTAACACTTTCTTTCCTATTACTATACTCTACAATGTCTTTCCTTATTTGCTTGCGCAATGCAATAGTCAAATTGTTATATTGCTTCAGTAATTCATAATAGTCTTCTGTGCTACTTACAATTGCATTTGCTGAACCAAACATTTGTCTAACTCAGATTTTAGTACTGGTCTCCGAGGACCGATTGGCTCTGATACATGTTGCAACACACCCAAATTTGGGTGTGTTTGGTGCATGAAACAGAAGCAATAATGGAGCAAAACAGACAGAACACAAGAATATAAGAACTGATGTTAGTGATGTAGCTTCGAGTGCCACAAAAACTCCACAAAGAACTATCTCTTTATTTCCACAAAATGTCTAATCTCTTATTTATTACATCCAAGAGTATTTATACTAACAAGCTGTATAATTAACTAATTAGTAAATTATCTTAAATACCCTTTTAACTAATATATCACATTtttcataaacatactagcataAGAACTTTTTGTGAAGTCATGTGTGATCATTAAACCATCAGTGGCCTTATAAATCCCAGTTTGCATCAAGATTGCTTTCATTTTGACCTACCACAAGTTAATTTTACACTTCTATCGAACTTCTCAGTGTCTAATTTCATTGTAGACATATTTCACCAATTTTGCACTCCCAAATACAACGAAAACAACTTGGCTTTGATACCCAATTGAAATGATCCTAGATTAGAGCCTAAAGTATGAATTATGATACTTTATCTCTAATATCACCAAGAACAAAGGTATGAAGTTCCTTGATGAGACAAATTACTCTATCAATGAAAGTAACAATGCATATAGGAAGTGAAATGGAATAAAGAACAAAGACAAAGATTACGAGGTTTAGCCAACATTGGGCTACGTTCTCGGTGGTGTGTAGTTTCCTTGATTAGTAGTCAATCGTGGCCAAAGTCTCTTAAAAAATTGTGAACTTTGTTGTCTTGTGCAAAAATACACTTCCAGTCATGGTTGCGGTTGTCTCGAcgcaaaaatctttacaataaGATTGCAATACGGTGATGCGGGTGATTTTTTGCTGTATACTCATAGATTGGTGCCTGATAAGGATCCATCTATTTGGATGGTCTGCACTCTGGCAGTTCATTGGTTTCATCATCAATGTTTTGGCCGGAAGATTTGCAATAAACCTTTTCTTGTTCTCTATCTTGGAGTTTTAACATTTGTAAAGTTGACGTTTCGAGTTTGCTATGTAATTTGTTTTACATGAGGCTATCTAAGTAGTTGTGTTCTGACTTTTTGATGCT
This genomic interval carries:
- the LOC130818387 gene encoding uncharacterized protein LOC130818387 isoform X1, which codes for MLQCVSLVHETVAAEKPRTQDPGPRTQYQKKAGVKAMHKMWRLKRFADQASIARTSILCYHKRFSNVNSFSFSPFSHPSQSTSVRFLDFYQLGSKDAIEKERARLKDEMSRGYFADMSDLKKHGGKIAMANKNLIPVAVAAKFPTLEVSYSDGTLLKLPLGSDGNVVDPNKLDVPEATLLSLSFRASSQAMNESWSKPFLNTFSDSKNIHLYEVSLVDSWFLSLSPVKRILLRMMKQSNPSENSGALQRRFVYSFGDHYYFRKELQILNLLTGYVFLLDKFGRIRWQGFGAATEEELSSLLSCTSNLLEEK